The proteins below are encoded in one region of Enhydrobacter sp.:
- a CDS encoding glycosyltransferase, with translation MPASSRSKRVLLYSHDSYGLGHVSRCRTIANAIVEADSSISVLIISGSPVIGSYEFRSGIDFVRIPGMVKQITGEYDAANLRVGVEHTLEIRTRIIRDTADIYRPDLFIVDKEPLGLRGEVVPALELLKKCGTPLVFGLRDVVDDPVQLDVEWRRKNVMPALRDLYDEIWAYGLPQLNKPLAGLDLPPSVRHKTVYTGYLRRDLPLHVDLPHEIEEIAGPFILVTAGGGGDGEDVVDWVLSAYEADPHIPYGAVIAFGPFMPATVREGFKDRAARFDNVRTLTFTNNLGALMHRAAGVVAMGGYNTFCEILSFDKRAIIVPRKRPRLEQFIRARAARSLGLVEMLDAELGRDPRRMATALRQLPQQGLPSDVIVPGLLDGLGNVWRLVSKQLSHPHRGPAAIDAPPPDAAEHVASAPNGVAARAKL, from the coding sequence ATGCCCGCCAGCAGCCGGTCAAAACGTGTGCTGCTCTACAGCCACGATTCCTACGGCCTCGGCCATGTCAGCCGCTGCCGTACCATCGCCAACGCCATCGTCGAGGCCGACAGCTCGATCTCGGTTCTGATCATCTCGGGCTCGCCGGTGATCGGGTCGTACGAGTTCCGCTCCGGCATCGACTTCGTGCGCATTCCCGGCATGGTCAAGCAGATCACCGGCGAGTACGACGCCGCCAACCTGCGGGTCGGTGTCGAGCACACGCTCGAAATCCGCACGCGCATCATACGCGACACCGCGGACATCTACCGGCCCGACCTCTTCATCGTCGACAAGGAACCGCTCGGCCTGCGTGGCGAGGTTGTCCCTGCGCTCGAGCTCCTGAAGAAGTGCGGCACACCGCTGGTCTTCGGCCTGCGCGACGTGGTCGACGACCCCGTGCAGCTCGACGTCGAATGGCGGCGCAAGAACGTCATGCCGGCGCTGCGCGACCTCTACGACGAGATCTGGGCCTATGGCTTGCCGCAGCTGAACAAGCCTCTGGCTGGCCTCGACCTGCCGCCGTCTGTTCGCCACAAGACGGTCTACACCGGCTATCTGCGCCGCGACCTGCCGCTCCACGTCGACCTGCCGCACGAGATCGAGGAGATCGCCGGCCCGTTCATCCTCGTGACCGCGGGCGGCGGCGGCGACGGCGAGGATGTCGTCGACTGGGTGTTGTCGGCCTACGAGGCCGACCCCCACATCCCCTATGGGGCGGTGATCGCCTTCGGGCCGTTCATGCCGGCCACGGTACGTGAGGGTTTCAAGGACCGCGCCGCGAGGTTCGACAACGTCCGCACGCTCACCTTCACCAACAATCTCGGCGCCCTGATGCACCGAGCGGCTGGTGTGGTGGCCATGGGCGGCTACAACACCTTTTGCGAGATCCTGTCGTTCGACAAGCGGGCGATCATCGTGCCGCGCAAGCGGCCGCGCCTGGAGCAGTTCATCCGCGCCCGCGCCGCGCGCAGCCTCGGTCTCGTCGAGATGCTGGACGCGGAGCTGGGACGCGATCCGCGGCGCATGGCGACCGCGCTCCGGCAATTGCCGCAGCAGGGCCTGCCGAGCGATGTGATCGTCCCTGGCCTGCTCGACGGTCTGGGCAATGTCTGGCGGCTCGTGTCGAAGCAGCTCTCCCATCCGCATCGTGGGCCGGCCGCCATAGACGCGCCACCGCCCGACGCCGCGGAGCACGTCGCGTCCGCGCCGAACGGCGTCGCCGCACGCGCCAAGCTATAG
- a CDS encoding ABC transporter ATP-binding protein, whose product MHRSLFSYIWRHSKSEQLVILGLVVLSQIFYFLSLTVPKSIVNNGISGNAFKAAAEVRVLEIEIPLPGFLGGHHLRLFDGFSVDQLQYLVVMSFVFLAAVIVNGQFKRVINTQKGRMGERMLRRLRYELYDRILRFPPAHFRKVKQAELATMIKDEVEPLGGFIGDAFVQPMFLGGQALTAIAFIMMQNLLLSVVVIVLLAAQMIIIPRLRKPVLALGRQRQLTARLLAGRIAETADGVSEIHVHGAANYERADISERLGHIFKIRFDLYNKKFVAKFWNNILSQATPFAIYLLGGYFAIEGHMSVGAVVGVLLAYKDLPSPIKELIDWDQQRQDVQIKYEQVIDQFQPEDMMPAELQALPEGSPPPLGHEFVLSGVTVSDDGRVKQLDSVSLSISTGTRMAVIGTASSGKDVLGQVLGRLTQPTSGSIRIDGRDFFRIPEAVLGARAAYVGQETYLFPLSVRDNLLFGLKHRPITPARYDDATLVTRRAFWREAERAGNPVLDPNADWIDYELAGATGPADLLPRMVETLRQVEFDEEIYSLGLRGAIDGNRRPDLAEKILAARKALHGRLQDPAYAGLIEQFDPDKYNKNLSVAENLLFGTPVGGGLDGDNLAAQPYVQSVLKDAGLDQDLLRMGLSIAETMVELFSGLSPDNPLFEQYSFISADELPNVRLLLQRLGGKGVDAVPEADRPRLMTLPLRYIEARHRLGLIDAAMEERLLAARRAFAAHLPDALRGAVEFYDFERYNSAATVQDNVLFGRLVYGQAQAETRIVALISQVLVELKLRDSVIEVGLEYNVGVAGKRLPATQRQKLGIARALIKRPQFLVVNEAVAVFDGRTQDRIRDNILASAREGRGVVWIANRPSQAEPFDQVVVMQAGKIVVQGTPAELKAKGGLYCELMQSA is encoded by the coding sequence ATGCATCGCAGTCTGTTCTCCTATATCTGGCGGCACAGCAAGTCCGAGCAGCTCGTGATCCTCGGCCTCGTGGTGCTGTCGCAGATCTTCTACTTCCTCTCCCTCACAGTGCCGAAGTCGATCGTCAACAACGGCATTTCCGGCAATGCCTTCAAGGCGGCGGCGGAAGTGCGCGTGCTCGAGATCGAAATCCCCCTGCCCGGCTTCCTGGGTGGTCATCACCTGCGCCTGTTCGATGGTTTCTCGGTCGACCAGCTCCAGTATCTGGTGGTCATGAGCTTCGTGTTCCTGGCGGCGGTGATCGTGAACGGCCAGTTCAAGCGCGTCATCAACACACAGAAAGGCCGCATGGGCGAGCGCATGCTGCGCCGGCTGCGCTACGAGCTCTATGACCGCATCCTGCGCTTTCCGCCGGCGCACTTCCGCAAGGTCAAGCAGGCCGAGCTCGCAACCATGATCAAGGACGAGGTCGAGCCGCTGGGCGGCTTCATCGGCGACGCCTTCGTGCAGCCGATGTTCCTGGGCGGACAGGCGCTGACCGCGATCGCCTTCATCATGATGCAGAACCTGCTGCTCAGCGTCGTGGTGATCGTGCTGCTTGCGGCGCAGATGATCATCATCCCGCGCCTGCGCAAGCCGGTGCTGGCGCTCGGCCGCCAGCGCCAGCTCACTGCCCGCCTGCTGGCCGGACGCATCGCCGAGACCGCCGACGGGGTGAGCGAGATCCACGTCCACGGCGCAGCCAACTACGAGCGCGCCGACATCTCCGAGCGACTGGGCCATATCTTCAAGATCCGCTTCGACCTCTACAACAAGAAGTTCGTCGCCAAGTTCTGGAACAACATCCTCTCGCAGGCGACACCGTTCGCCATCTACCTGCTGGGCGGATACTTCGCCATCGAAGGCCATATGAGCGTCGGCGCGGTGGTCGGCGTGCTGCTCGCCTACAAGGATCTGCCGTCGCCGATCAAGGAGCTGATCGACTGGGACCAGCAGCGCCAGGACGTGCAGATCAAGTACGAGCAGGTGATCGACCAGTTCCAGCCCGAAGACATGATGCCGGCCGAGCTGCAGGCCCTGCCCGAAGGATCGCCACCGCCTCTCGGACACGAATTCGTCCTGTCGGGCGTCACTGTAAGTGACGACGGCCGGGTGAAGCAGCTCGACAGCGTGTCGCTCTCGATCTCGACCGGGACGCGGATGGCGGTGATCGGCACGGCGAGTTCCGGCAAGGACGTGCTGGGCCAGGTGCTGGGGCGCCTCACCCAGCCGACCAGCGGCTCGATCAGGATCGACGGCCGGGACTTCTTCCGGATTCCCGAGGCGGTGCTGGGCGCCCGCGCCGCCTATGTCGGCCAGGAAACCTATCTCTTCCCACTGTCGGTGCGCGACAACCTGCTGTTCGGCCTCAAGCATCGGCCGATCACGCCCGCCCGCTACGATGACGCCACCCTCGTTACGCGCCGCGCCTTCTGGCGCGAGGCGGAGCGGGCCGGCAACCCGGTGCTCGATCCCAACGCCGACTGGATCGACTACGAGCTGGCGGGCGCCACCGGGCCGGCCGACCTGCTGCCGCGCATGGTCGAGACGCTGAGGCAGGTGGAGTTCGACGAGGAGATCTATTCACTGGGCCTGCGCGGCGCCATCGACGGCAATCGCAGGCCCGACCTCGCGGAGAAGATCCTCGCCGCCCGCAAGGCGCTGCATGGCCGACTGCAGGACCCGGCCTATGCCGGCCTGATCGAGCAGTTCGACCCCGACAAGTACAACAAGAACCTGTCGGTGGCGGAGAACCTCCTGTTCGGCACACCGGTCGGCGGCGGCCTCGACGGCGACAATCTTGCGGCCCAGCCCTATGTCCAATCGGTCCTGAAGGACGCCGGCCTGGACCAGGATCTGCTGCGAATGGGCCTCTCGATCGCCGAGACCATGGTCGAGCTGTTCTCCGGCCTGTCGCCCGACAATCCGCTGTTCGAGCAGTACAGCTTCATCTCCGCCGACGAACTGCCCAATGTGCGCCTGTTGCTGCAACGTCTGGGCGGTAAGGGCGTCGACGCGGTGCCGGAGGCCGACCGGCCCAGGCTGATGACGCTGCCGCTGCGCTATATCGAGGCCCGGCATCGCCTCGGCCTGATCGATGCGGCCATGGAAGAGCGGCTTTTGGCAGCGCGGCGTGCCTTCGCCGCGCACCTGCCGGACGCCTTGCGGGGCGCCGTCGAGTTCTACGATTTCGAGCGCTACAACAGCGCCGCCACGGTGCAGGACAACGTGCTGTTCGGCCGCCTGGTCTATGGGCAGGCCCAGGCCGAGACCCGCATCGTCGCCCTCATTTCGCAGGTCCTGGTCGAGCTCAAGCTGCGCGATTCGGTGATCGAAGTCGGGCTGGAGTACAATGTCGGCGTGGCGGGCAAGCGCCTGCCGGCGACCCAGCGTCAGAAGCTCGGTATTGCGCGTGCGCTGATCAAGCGGCCGCAGTTCCTGGTGGTGAACGAGGCGGTCGCGGTGTTCGACGGCCGCACCCAGGATCGCATTCGCGACAATATCCTGGCGTCGGCGAGGGAGGGGCGTGGCGTGGTGTGGATTGCCAATCGGCCGAGTCAGGCCGAGCCGTTCGATCAGGTCGTGGTGATGCAGGCCGGCAAGATCGTGGTTCAGGGAACGCCGGCCGAGCTGAAGGCGAAGGGCGGGCTCTATTGCGAGCTCATGCAGTCGGCGTAG
- a CDS encoding cyclic nucleotide-binding domain-containing protein, whose amino-acid sequence MNLNEEVEILKGIPLFSKVEPAKLKLIAFTGERMNYAAGQELFHQGDVGDAMYVILGGSADVLLETPNGQIRVAELRKDNFVGDMALLGDVPRTATIRAREPLTTLKISKDMFYRLVSEIPQLAIAMLRELAHRLEDTNQKLREATTTRAA is encoded by the coding sequence ATGAACCTCAACGAAGAAGTCGAGATCCTGAAGGGCATACCGCTGTTTTCCAAGGTCGAGCCGGCCAAGCTCAAGCTGATCGCCTTCACCGGTGAGCGCATGAACTACGCCGCGGGCCAGGAGCTGTTCCACCAGGGCGATGTCGGCGACGCGATGTACGTGATCCTGGGAGGTTCCGCCGACGTGCTGCTCGAGACGCCGAATGGGCAGATCCGCGTCGCCGAGCTCAGAAAGGACAATTTCGTGGGCGACATGGCGCTCCTGGGCGACGTGCCGCGCACCGCCACCATCAGGGCGCGCGAGCCGCTCACGACGCTCAAGATCTCCAAGGACATGTTCTATCGCCTGGTCAGCGAGATTCCTCAGTTGGCGATCGCGATGCTGCGTGAACTGGCGCACCGCCTGGAGGATACCAATCAGAAACTGCGCGAAGCGACGACCACCCGGGCAGCCTGA
- a CDS encoding class I SAM-dependent methyltransferase: MSRLDSFIARMEAQRDCLNFLKGRIDRVAGPLIEVGLGNGRTYDHLRTLFPGRDIYVFERKVAAHPDCIPPDDRLFLGEAQDSIPRAAALLGASAALIHTDLGTGDHAANLAMGKWLGPALDKLAASGGYVLANQALEVARWQRLPEPPGVPKDRYFLYLVR; encoded by the coding sequence ATGAGCCGACTCGACAGCTTCATCGCGCGCATGGAAGCGCAGCGCGATTGCCTCAACTTTCTCAAGGGCCGGATCGACCGCGTGGCCGGTCCCCTGATCGAGGTGGGGCTGGGCAACGGCCGCACCTACGACCATCTGCGCACGCTCTTTCCCGGTCGCGACATCTATGTCTTCGAGCGCAAGGTGGCGGCCCATCCCGACTGCATCCCGCCCGACGACCGGCTGTTCCTGGGCGAGGCGCAGGATTCCATCCCGCGCGCTGCGGCGTTGCTCGGCGCCAGCGCCGCCCTGATCCATACCGATCTCGGCACCGGCGATCACGCGGCGAACCTCGCCATGGGCAAGTGGCTCGGGCCGGCACTCGACAAACTCGCGGCTTCGGGCGGCTATGTGCTCGCCAACCAAGCGCTCGAGGTCGCGCGCTGGCAACGCCTTCCCGAGCCGCCGGGCGTGCCGAAGGACCGCTATTTCCTCTATCTCGTGCGCTAA
- a CDS encoding sulfate/molybdate ABC transporter ATP-binding protein: MDIRILGVSKEFGRVGALRGLDLEIRSGELIALLGPSGSGKTTLLRVIAGLEFPSAGRVFFGTDDATGLPVQERQIGFVFQHYALFKHMTVFENIAYGLRVRRRGTASEIARRVHELLDLVQLAGFERRHPRQLSGGQRQRVALARALAVDPRVLLLDEPFGALDAGIRRDLRRWLRDLQGRTGHTTVFVTHDQEEALELADRVAILNDGRIEQVGTADDIYDHPATAFVMSFVGDTTSIPVDFDGHRPSFQGVGFDTCLLGAYRGPGRLYVRPGDIDLTAPHATSPCGVVRSIHRTAAGRRAQVSLGTADTLIDVELDRSTEIKAGAKVGLRFRCGRIFEVKAG; encoded by the coding sequence ATGGACATCCGCATCCTGGGGGTCAGCAAGGAGTTCGGCCGCGTCGGCGCCCTGCGCGGGCTCGACCTCGAGATCAGGAGCGGCGAGCTGATCGCGCTCCTGGGTCCGTCGGGATCCGGCAAGACGACCCTCCTGCGCGTCATCGCCGGCCTCGAATTCCCCAGTGCCGGGCGCGTCTTCTTCGGTACCGACGATGCCACCGGCCTGCCGGTGCAGGAGCGTCAGATCGGCTTCGTCTTCCAGCACTATGCCCTCTTCAAGCACATGACCGTCTTCGAGAATATCGCCTATGGCCTGCGCGTGCGCCGTCGCGGCACGGCGTCGGAGATCGCAAGGCGCGTGCATGAGCTGCTCGATCTCGTGCAGCTGGCGGGCTTCGAAAGAAGACATCCGCGACAGCTGTCGGGCGGCCAGCGGCAACGCGTGGCGCTGGCGCGTGCGCTTGCGGTGGATCCGCGGGTGCTTCTCCTGGACGAACCGTTCGGCGCCCTGGACGCCGGGATTCGCCGCGACCTCAGGCGCTGGCTGCGCGATCTGCAGGGCCGTACGGGCCATACGACGGTATTCGTGACGCACGATCAGGAGGAGGCGCTGGAGCTTGCCGACCGGGTCGCCATCCTGAACGACGGTCGGATCGAGCAGGTGGGCACTGCCGATGACATTTACGACCATCCGGCGACCGCATTCGTCATGTCCTTCGTCGGCGACACGACGTCCATCCCGGTCGATTTCGACGGTCATCGCCCGAGCTTTCAGGGAGTGGGATTCGACACCTGCCTTCTTGGCGCCTATCGCGGACCCGGCCGGTTGTATGTGCGACCCGGCGACATCGACCTGACGGCGCCGCACGCCACGTCGCCTTGCGGCGTCGTGCGCAGCATCCACCGCACAGCGGCGGGCCGGCGCGCCCAGGTCAGTCTCGGGACGGCCGATACGCTGATCGATGTCGAGCTCGACCGCTCGACCGAGATCAAGGCGGGTGCCAAGGTCGGTCTCCGCTTCCGGTGCGGCCGGATCTTCGAGGTGAAGGCCGGTTAG
- the cysW gene encoding sulfate ABC transporter permease subunit CysW: MNERSPPPVTTEPPAARFCLVVIALAFLALFLVLPVVVIFVEALRKGLAVYLATFDDHDARAAIRLTLLVAAIAVPLNMVFGVAASWAIAKFDFRGRNLLITLIDLPFSVSPVVSGLIYVLLFGAQGLFGPWLEAHGIQILFALPGIVLATVFVTFPFVARELIPLMQDQGNLDEEAALTLGAHGFRMFFTVTLPNIMWALLYGVLLCTARAMGEFGAVSVVSGHIRGVTDTMPLHVEILYNEYNFVAAFAMASLLALMAVVTLAAKTILEMRYGDALARTARI, encoded by the coding sequence ATGAACGAGCGCTCGCCGCCGCCGGTCACGACCGAGCCGCCAGCCGCGCGTTTTTGTCTTGTCGTGATCGCCCTGGCGTTCCTGGCCCTGTTTCTGGTGCTGCCGGTCGTCGTCATCTTCGTGGAAGCGTTGCGAAAGGGTCTTGCGGTCTATCTCGCGACCTTCGACGACCACGATGCCCGGGCGGCCATACGGCTCACGCTTCTCGTGGCGGCGATCGCGGTTCCTCTCAACATGGTCTTCGGCGTGGCTGCGTCGTGGGCGATCGCCAAGTTCGACTTCCGCGGCAGGAATCTTCTGATCACGCTGATCGATCTGCCGTTCTCGGTGTCGCCGGTCGTCTCGGGGTTGATCTACGTCCTGCTGTTCGGCGCGCAGGGCCTGTTCGGCCCTTGGCTCGAGGCCCACGGCATCCAGATCCTCTTCGCCTTGCCGGGCATCGTGCTGGCGACCGTGTTCGTCACCTTCCCCTTCGTCGCTCGCGAGCTGATCCCGCTGATGCAGGACCAGGGGAACCTCGACGAGGAGGCCGCGCTCACGCTGGGCGCGCACGGGTTCCGGATGTTCTTCACCGTCACCCTGCCCAATATCATGTGGGCCCTTCTCTACGGGGTCCTTCTCTGCACCGCGCGGGCGATGGGCGAGTTCGGCGCGGTGTCGGTGGTCTCCGGTCATATCCGCGGCGTCACCGACACGATGCCGCTGCATGTGGAGATCCTCTACAACGAGTACAATTTCGTCGCTGCCTTCGCGATGGCGTCGCTGCTCGCGCTGATGGCCGTGGTGACGCTGGCGGCCAAGACGATCCTCGAGATGCGCTATGGCGATGCGCTGGCGCGGACGGCAAGGATCTAG
- the cysT gene encoding sulfate ABC transporter permease subunit CysT has product MGATTVRFRDASAMPGFGLTLGYTLFYLGLIVILPLSALVLEAAGLGLNGLWQVATEPRVLAALRISFGLAFVAAAIDSVFGPLIAWVLARYDFPGRKVLDAAVDLPFALPTAVAGIALASLYAPTGWLGGLFATFGVKVAFTPLGILIALVFVGLPFAVRTVQPLVAEIDREVEEASATLGASRRQTLLRVVLPTFAPAILTGFALAFARAVSEYGSVIFIAGNLPYISEIAPQLIVIKLEEFDYGGATGIAVIMLALSFAILLAINLIQAWSRRRLGAS; this is encoded by the coding sequence ATGGGAGCGACGACTGTGCGCTTCAGGGACGCCAGCGCCATGCCCGGATTTGGGCTCACGCTGGGCTACACCCTGTTCTATCTCGGCCTGATCGTGATCCTGCCGCTTTCCGCGCTCGTGCTGGAGGCGGCTGGCCTCGGCCTGAACGGTCTGTGGCAGGTGGCGACCGAACCGCGTGTGCTGGCGGCGCTGCGCATAAGCTTCGGGCTCGCCTTCGTCGCCGCCGCCATCGACTCGGTGTTCGGCCCGCTGATCGCCTGGGTCTTGGCGCGCTACGACTTTCCCGGCCGCAAGGTGCTCGATGCCGCAGTGGACCTGCCGTTCGCGCTGCCGACGGCGGTTGCCGGCATCGCGCTGGCCTCGCTCTACGCGCCGACCGGCTGGCTGGGCGGGCTGTTCGCGACGTTCGGCGTGAAGGTCGCCTTCACGCCGCTCGGCATCCTGATCGCCCTCGTCTTCGTCGGCTTGCCGTTTGCGGTACGCACCGTGCAGCCGCTCGTGGCCGAGATCGATCGCGAGGTCGAGGAAGCCTCGGCGACGCTGGGCGCCAGCCGACGCCAGACGCTCTTGCGCGTCGTCCTGCCGACCTTCGCCCCGGCCATCCTGACCGGCTTCGCGCTCGCCTTCGCACGTGCCGTCAGCGAATACGGCTCGGTGATCTTCATTGCCGGCAATCTGCCCTACATCTCCGAGATCGCCCCGCAGCTCATCGTCATCAAGCTCGAGGAGTTCGACTACGGCGGCGCCACCGGCATAGCGGTGATCATGCTGGCGCTGTCGTTCGCGATCCTGCTGGCGATCAACCTGATCCAGGCCTGGAGCCGGCGACGGCTCGGGGCGTCATGA
- a CDS encoding sulfate ABC transporter substrate-binding protein, protein MMSRLAGLLVVAAAWAMAHADRAHAQTQLLNVSYDPTRELYREINPLFAADWKKKAGGTVTIRMSHGGSGAQARAVIAGLDASVVTLALAADIDAIAERTGKIPADWQKRLPDNSSPYTSTIVFVVRKGNPRQIKDWDDLAKPGVQVVTPNPKTSGGARWNYLAAWAYASERNGGDETRIKAFMAALFKNVSVLDTGARGATTTFARRGIGDVLMAWENEAHLVLKELGEDKFEIVTPSLSILAQPTVALVDGNVDKAGNRKVAQAYLDFLYMAPAQAAVARHFYRPVKPEFATKADLDRLPPLKLVTVDGYFGGWSKVQAAHFADGGIFDQIMAAVHR, encoded by the coding sequence ATGATGTCGCGACTGGCTGGGCTCTTGGTGGTGGCGGCCGCATGGGCGATGGCGCATGCCGACCGCGCGCACGCGCAAACGCAGCTCCTCAATGTCTCTTACGACCCGACGCGCGAGCTCTACCGCGAGATCAATCCGCTGTTCGCGGCGGACTGGAAGAAGAAGGCCGGCGGAACGGTCACCATCCGCATGTCCCATGGCGGTTCCGGTGCCCAGGCGCGCGCCGTAATCGCCGGGCTCGATGCGTCGGTCGTGACGCTCGCTCTAGCGGCCGATATCGACGCCATAGCCGAGCGAACGGGCAAGATTCCCGCCGACTGGCAGAAGCGCCTGCCGGACAATTCCTCACCCTACACTTCGACGATCGTCTTCGTCGTACGCAAGGGCAATCCGCGCCAGATCAAGGATTGGGACGATCTCGCCAAACCCGGCGTGCAGGTCGTCACACCCAATCCCAAGACCTCGGGCGGTGCGCGCTGGAACTATCTGGCGGCCTGGGCCTATGCCTCGGAAAGGAATGGTGGCGACGAGACCAGGATCAAGGCCTTCATGGCCGCGCTGTTCAAGAACGTGTCGGTGCTCGACACCGGCGCGCGCGGCGCGACCACCACCTTCGCGCGTCGCGGCATCGGTGACGTCTTGATGGCTTGGGAGAATGAGGCGCATCTCGTCCTCAAGGAGCTGGGGGAGGACAAGTTCGAGATCGTGACACCGTCGCTCTCGATCCTTGCCCAGCCGACCGTGGCTCTGGTAGACGGCAATGTCGACAAGGCGGGAAATCGGAAAGTGGCGCAGGCCTATCTCGACTTCCTCTATATGGCCCCGGCCCAAGCGGCCGTTGCCCGGCATTTCTATCGTCCGGTCAAGCCCGAGTTCGCCACCAAGGCCGATCTCGATCGGCTGCCGCCCCTCAAGCTGGTGACGGTCGACGGCTACTTCGGCGGCTGGAGCAAGGTGCAGGCGGCGCACTTCGCCGACGGCGGCATCTTCGACCAGATCATGGCCGCCGTGCATCGTTGA
- a CDS encoding GlsB/YeaQ/YmgE family stress response membrane protein, whose product MHIIGILLIGFLVGLVARWVTPGPHPHGLLVTVVVGIVGSVIATYGGQALGLYRVGRPAGFVGSVLGAVVLLVLVQLFGVR is encoded by the coding sequence ATGCACATCATCGGCATCCTGCTGATCGGTTTTCTGGTCGGCCTCGTCGCGCGCTGGGTGACGCCGGGACCGCATCCCCATGGCTTGCTGGTCACCGTCGTCGTCGGCATCGTGGGCTCGGTGATCGCCACCTATGGCGGCCAGGCGCTGGGCCTCTATCGCGTCGGTAGGCCCGCAGGTTTCGTCGGCTCGGTGCTGGGCGCTGTCGTTCTGCTGGTGCTCGTCCAGCTCTTTGGCGTCCGCTAG
- a CDS encoding exodeoxyribonuclease III — protein MSLTVATWNINSVRLRIANVERFLELRKPDVLCLQETKCPDDLFPHQAFEALGYRHRLVQGMKSYNGVAILSKIPFTATNVHHRCGKEDCRHIEAALDTGGDPILLDNLYIPAGGDIPDPAVNDKFAHKLDFYREMTRWYADRRPKARARRGLRRIAVGDLNVAPLEHDVWSHKQLLKIVSHTPVEVELFGKMMAAMDWIDVPRRFVPEEEKLYSWWSYRNNDWRKSNRGRRLDHILATPALAGAMRSHHIDVELRDWKLASDHVPVLATFDV, from the coding sequence ATGAGTCTCACCGTCGCCACCTGGAACATCAACTCGGTGCGCCTGCGCATCGCCAACGTCGAACGCTTTCTCGAGCTGCGCAAGCCGGATGTGCTCTGCCTGCAGGAGACCAAGTGCCCCGACGACCTCTTTCCTCATCAGGCGTTCGAGGCGCTGGGCTACCGTCACAGGCTGGTCCAAGGCATGAAGTCGTACAACGGCGTCGCGATCCTGTCGAAGATTCCGTTCACGGCGACCAACGTCCACCACCGCTGCGGGAAGGAGGATTGCCGGCATATCGAGGCGGCCCTCGACACCGGCGGCGACCCCATCCTGCTCGACAATCTCTATATCCCGGCCGGCGGCGACATTCCCGATCCTGCAGTGAACGACAAGTTCGCCCACAAGCTCGACTTCTATCGGGAGATGACGCGCTGGTACGCCGACCGCCGGCCCAAAGCCAGGGCGCGCCGCGGCCTGCGCCGCATTGCCGTCGGCGACCTCAACGTGGCACCGCTCGAACACGACGTCTGGAGCCACAAGCAGCTTCTGAAGATCGTGTCCCACACGCCCGTCGAGGTCGAGCTGTTCGGCAAGATGATGGCGGCCATGGACTGGATCGACGTGCCTCGCCGCTTCGTGCCGGAAGAGGAGAAGCTCTATTCCTGGTGGAGCTACCGCAACAACGATTGGCGCAAGTCCAACCGTGGGCGGCGGCTGGACCACATCCTGGCGACGCCGGCGCTGGCCGGTGCGATGCGCAGCCATCATATCGATGTCGAGCTGCGCGACTGGAAGCTCGCCTCCGACCATGTCCCGGTGCTGGCCACGTTCGACGTCTGA